The following coding sequences lie in one Panicum virgatum strain AP13 chromosome 6N, P.virgatum_v5, whole genome shotgun sequence genomic window:
- the LOC120679734 gene encoding uncharacterized protein LOC120679734, translated as MDAYCKEIRKLETKFYGLEFHHIPKDDNVAADALSKLGSKWSIVPLGVFVQALNSPTVKMEEEPPTKHDLVPAIGQEVLTLDTDWRSPIIDFIKNNKSYPKGKEHEKLARRSSNYVVIGTELFRHSASSGTLCKCVAQDEGVQLLSDIHSGICGNHAVRLYPHGKSLPIRLLLAHGPGRCPKHRQAMS; from the coding sequence ATGGATGCCTACTGCAAGGAGATCAGGAAGCTAGAAACCAAGTTTTACGGCTTGGAGTTCCACCACATCCCCAAGGACGACAACGTGGCGGCCGACGCACTGTCCAAGCTCGGATCCAAGTGGTCCATTGTACCACTCGGCGTGTTTGTTCAAGCACTCAATAGCCCTACGGTCAAGATGGAAGAGGAACCTCCCACAAAGCACGACTTGGTCCCGGCCATAGGGCAGGAGGTCCTAACCCTCGACACCGACTGGCGCTCTCCaatcatcgacttcatcaaaaACAACAAAAGCTACCCAAAAGGAAAGGAGCACGAGAAGCTTGCTCGTCGGTCAAGCAACTACGTCGTCATAGGAACCGAGCTGTTCAGGCACTCGGCTTCCTCAGGAACCCTGTGCAAATGCGTTGCACAGGATGAAGGAGTTCAACTCCTTAGCGATATCCACTCGGGTATCTGCGGCAACCACGCGGTTCGCCTCTATCCTCATGGGAAAAGCCTTCCGATCAGGCTTCTACTAGCCCACGGCCCTGGCCGATGCCCGAAACATCGTCAGGCGATGTCCTAG